The following is a genomic window from Lysinibacillus sp. G4S2.
CTGCAACAAATGGAATATAAACAAATTGGAAACGCCGCCATAAAAATTTAGCAGGCAGCTCAACTTGATAGCGTTTTGCTAAAATAATAATAGATAGTAAAATAAATGTTGGTGTCGCGAAACATAATAATAATCTAAAAAATTGATAGTACGGATTTTCGATATACCCGTTAATAATTTCCGTATTAGTTGTAGCGTGTAATAATACAATAGATAAGCAGGCAATTGCCCTCAAAACATTCCACTCATACACCATTTCTATCACCCACATTTCCGCAAATTTGAATGCAACAATTAGCAAGATTGACCCTAACTATTTATATGAGTATCGCATTCGTAGTAAAACTCATTGATTTATAAGATTGAAAATTTTTACCTTATATCATATGAGTATTTTATAGGTGAGAATATCACTTTTCACGGGTAATCTCAGTGGGAATAAAGACAATCTTTGATGAAACTCTTACATCAAAAAATATTAAAAAAAATCCCTCCAATTCCATGTCTATAGCTCCGTGATTGCATATGTGCCATGCAATCACGGAGCATATACTGTGGGTGAGAAGGGGGGAGGTGAGCGTTTATGAGAATTAACTGGAAGATCCGTCTTATGCATAAACCATTTTTACTGTCTCTATTTTCATTGATTTTTTTACTCGCACAACAAGTAGCAGCTATATTTGGCTATGATTTAATGAGTGCGATGAGTGAACAGCTAACAACCATCTTAAATACCGTTTTATCAATTTTCGTTTTAATGGGGGTTGTCGTAGATCCGACTACACGGGGAACCAGTGATAGTGAACGTGCTTTAATGTATCGAAGACCTAGATAAAGAAGGTAAAAATAAATCAAAAGTGTAATTTTACAACAACAAGAAATATGTTATAATATTGAAAAAATAACAAAGTGGGGAGGATGATTGAATGTCGCTTGAAATGGAGCAGAGGATTGCTAAACTCGAGCACGAAATGATGGATTTACGGCAGGAGTTAGAGGACTTAAAGCGTCAACAATCTGTTGGAAAAGCAAGTACACTGAATGTCGAAAAATCCATAATTGAGCAATCTACGCCAAAACCAGCGCAAAACCTAAAGCCAAATTCGATTCCAAAGCCAGATCCGAATCCAAAGCCCAAAACAATGCAAGCTCCAGAAAAAAAGGTACAGCCACAGCGAACGCTAGAGGAGCGAATTATGTGGGCATTACCAAAAGTATTTATGGTAATTTTAGTGATGGGGGTGCTTTGGGGTCTCAAGCTTGTGAGTGATTATGGCTATTTATCGAACGAAGTTAAAATCATCCTCGCCTATGCATTATCGCTTGCCTTAGCTGCAATAGCTTATGTGTTGGAGCATAGAAAAGTAGGATCACCAGCCATAACAATTTCTTTATACGGCGGGGCATTTATTGTTGGAATATTAACAACAGCTGCAAGTGCGATATTATATGAAATCATAGGTTTAACGTCGGCACTTATTATTGCCGTTGTTTATATTGGTTATGGTATTGCTATAAGCTATTTAAAGAAAAATGAGGTACTAACAGTATTTGTAGCGTTCACCTCACTATTACTACCTTATTTACTAGAATATATGGATTTTAGTCCTGTTATTATCTTAATTTATGTAATCGTACTGTTTACGATGCTACAGTTTGTCATCTATCAACACAAGCAAAGATGGGCATTATATATTGCAACCTTTTTCTCTGTGTTAGCTATCAGCATTGAAGCGTTTATGAATGATGACAATCAAGCTGTTTTTGCAATAGGTTTGCTTGTTGTTCTATCTATTTTTTACACGAGCTGGTGCCGTTTATATGATGTAGAGTCTTCGTGGAAATATATTCATGTTGGATTCAAATTTAGTCTTGGAGTATTTAGTTTACTGCTCATGAACTTTATCATTAGCCCCATTGAGCATGGCGAAGCATTATTACTCGTGTTAGTTGGCTTATTTGCAGTTTTAGCGGGTTATGGCTATAAGCAAAAATGGCAGGAGGCATTTGATAGTGCCGTAACACTCGCATTTATTACACTATTTAATACGCTACTAGTTATGAATTTACCAGGGAAAGTAGATCATTTATTGATCCCGTTCATTACCTTTGCAGGCGTTATGATGAGTTTACGTTTACGAGCAAATATGATGAAGGTTATCAGCTCATTCTTATTTATGATTGCACTCTCTTTAAGCTTTATTATTCATGAGCCATCACCTTTTTTCAGCATAGGTCATGCGAGTTTGATAATGCCTGGAATATATCTCCTGATTATTTATATATATGCGAGACGTCCAAAAGAAACACTGACTGTATTTGAACAGTTTATGAAAGATATGTATGTGATCGATATGTTAGCTGTTATCACAACTGGTTATTTCTTAGCTTATATTGGAAAGATTGATGTCACGTATTTTGCAGGTGTTAGTAATATTACGCATCTGACGTGTATAGTTCTCGCTTTATTATTTGTCGGATCGCTTCTAGTACCAATAAAATATAAAGGGCGTGCATTAACGCCAGCCCTTAGTGTATTTTTCCTTCTATTCACACTAATGCTTACAGCTATGCCGTACAATATGCATGGTATCGAATGGTTAAATATAGTGACAAAAATCGTGTATCTTGCTGTTATCGTAGCAATTACCGTCGATTTACTAATGAAGGGGCGCATTTATCAAATCTATCAAGGTCAAATGGAGAAACTTTTAGACCCAATTGTAACTACAGGCGTAGTGCTTACGATGTTAGTTGTTAGGAGTATACTATTCCAGCTTTCATACAACAGTATACTTGATTGGAAGCTAAGTATTGCGCTCTCTACTATCACATTATTCCTTACAGCAAGCGTTTCGCTATGGCTTAGCTCAGCTCGTCACTTACGAGTACTACGCATAACTGGCTTTATCATCTTAGTTTTTGCTTTTATAAAGCTTATATTCTTCGATTTGTCAGCCCTTGATTTACTAATCAGAGCAATACTGTTTATAACGGTTGGTGGAATTGGGTTGCTACTGTCGGGACGGTTGTTGAAAAAATAATAGAGATGGAAAAATAGCCTGTTAGAAGCATTTTCTAATAGGCTATTTTCATTATGAATATGTGAAGTTGTTAGAAAGCGGGTGTACCAAACATCCGCTGAAATAGAGGAACTCAGTCAAAGAACGCCACGTCCTATGGCAACGACTGAGTGTTGGCCTAAAACCTCCGGCGGATAAGAAATCGAAAAATTAGAGCGTGGAGCGTGTGATGAAAACTGATATAATTAACTTTATCAATACTAGAAGAACAGGAACTGTTTTAGAAGGACAACAATAATTTAGATGGCGCGCATACTTCAAATGTATGGGCGTCTATTGGTATAGGAGGACTTAAAAATGGAGATGGCTTATACAATTATCGTTTTACTTTTTGGGTTCGTTCTTGGCTCTTTTTTTAATGTAGTTGGCTTACGAGTACCATTAAAGGAGTCCATTGTCCGTCCACCCTCGCATTGCACTCATTGTAAGAGACAGTTGACCGCGCTTGATTTGGTACCTGTTTTGTCTTACGTATTTTTAGGTGGGAAATGCCGTAGCTGTGGTCAAAAAATTTCTTGGATTTACCCGTTGATGGAACTTATAACAGGCATATTATTTGCCTTGGCTTATTGGAAATTAGGCTTTAGTATAGAATTTTTCGTAGCACTATTATTGATTTCATTATTAGTGATTATTGTCGTATCGGATTTTGCGTATATGCTTATTCCCGATAAAATACTTTTATTCTTTTTACCATTACTAATTATTGGACGCTTAATATCGCCTTTGTCTCCGTGGTGGGATAGTTTCGTTGGTGCTGTCGTAGGTTTTGGCATATTATATAGTATTGCTGCCTTATCAAGAGGTGGTATGGGCGGGGGCGATATTAAATTATTCTTTTTACTTGGTCTCGTACTTGGCACAATACATACACTTCTGACACTATTTTTAGCAGCCGTGATTGGCATGATTGTTGGGATAGTGGTGTTAAAGGTACGCGGGCAGGGAAGGAAAACGCCTATACCATTTGGACCATCTATTGCGCTAGCAGCTATCATTGTCTATTTTTATGGAGCTGCGTTGATGAATTGGTATCTTGAATTTTGGTAAGTAGTAAATTTTGTGGATTTTTGGAGGGGATAATGTGAAATCAGTTATTGGTATAACGGCCTTTGCGGAGGATGATTTGTCCTCAAGATTGAATGCCGCCTACAGCAAAAGTGTCATTGAAGCTGGCGGTATTCCACTTATAATTCCGCTTGGCGTAGAAGAGGATGTAGCACAAATTTTATCATTGACAGACGGATTATTACTTTCGGGTGGACATGATG
Proteins encoded in this region:
- a CDS encoding phage holin translates to MRINWKIRLMHKPFLLSLFSLIFLLAQQVAAIFGYDLMSAMSEQLTTILNTVLSIFVLMGVVVDPTTRGTSDSERALMYRRPR
- a CDS encoding DUF2339 domain-containing protein yields the protein MSLEMEQRIAKLEHEMMDLRQELEDLKRQQSVGKASTLNVEKSIIEQSTPKPAQNLKPNSIPKPDPNPKPKTMQAPEKKVQPQRTLEERIMWALPKVFMVILVMGVLWGLKLVSDYGYLSNEVKIILAYALSLALAAIAYVLEHRKVGSPAITISLYGGAFIVGILTTAASAILYEIIGLTSALIIAVVYIGYGIAISYLKKNEVLTVFVAFTSLLLPYLLEYMDFSPVIILIYVIVLFTMLQFVIYQHKQRWALYIATFFSVLAISIEAFMNDDNQAVFAIGLLVVLSIFYTSWCRLYDVESSWKYIHVGFKFSLGVFSLLLMNFIISPIEHGEALLLVLVGLFAVLAGYGYKQKWQEAFDSAVTLAFITLFNTLLVMNLPGKVDHLLIPFITFAGVMMSLRLRANMMKVISSFLFMIALSLSFIIHEPSPFFSIGHASLIMPGIYLLIIYIYARRPKETLTVFEQFMKDMYVIDMLAVITTGYFLAYIGKIDVTYFAGVSNITHLTCIVLALLFVGSLLVPIKYKGRALTPALSVFFLLFTLMLTAMPYNMHGIEWLNIVTKIVYLAVIVAITVDLLMKGRIYQIYQGQMEKLLDPIVTTGVVLTMLVVRSILFQLSYNSILDWKLSIALSTITLFLTASVSLWLSSARHLRVLRITGFIILVFAFIKLIFFDLSALDLLIRAILFITVGGIGLLLSGRLLKK
- a CDS encoding A24 family peptidase — encoded protein: MEMAYTIIVLLFGFVLGSFFNVVGLRVPLKESIVRPPSHCTHCKRQLTALDLVPVLSYVFLGGKCRSCGQKISWIYPLMELITGILFALAYWKLGFSIEFFVALLLISLLVIIVVSDFAYMLIPDKILLFFLPLLIIGRLISPLSPWWDSFVGAVVGFGILYSIAALSRGGMGGGDIKLFFLLGLVLGTIHTLLTLFLAAVIGMIVGIVVLKVRGQGRKTPIPFGPSIALAAIIVYFYGAALMNWYLEFW